Sequence from the Rutidosis leptorrhynchoides isolate AG116_Rl617_1_P2 chromosome 3, CSIRO_AGI_Rlap_v1, whole genome shotgun sequence genome:
ACTCGTATGCCTAAATGGAGCAGCCCTAAAGTTGGTGTTAGGTGTGGAAACTGTCGGGTATTGACTACAATTTCTCAATCAGCAATCGGTGATTTGTTGACACCTTTAATCATACTTAACCAATTAACACACTTTCTTCAAACCCCTCCAAACCCTTTATTATTCCTCATAAATTTTATCTCACCTCTCCCAAAAATATTATCTTCTTGCTAAACAACATAATCAAGATTTTTTTTCTTAATAAACCCAGAACATAAATTTAAGATAAAGTTGCAAGGTCACAAGATCTGATTGCTTTCCAGGTGGGTCATTTCAagattttccaatttgattttttaAATTAGGTTTTGGTTATTTTTTAGTTATAAAATTGCTGAATTTGTAATACCCAATTGGATTTAGGATCCCAAAAAGCTTAAAGTTTAAAGCTTTTTTGGGAAATCAGAAATTAGTATACATAAAGCTTTGATTTTGAAGATTTGGTGATATGGGTAATTGTTGTGCTACACCATCTACAACTGATGAGAAGAAAAAAGGGAAAAATAAACCTAACCCGTTTTCATTAGACTATGGTGGGTCAAACCCATCTGCAAATGGGGGATATAAAACAACTGTGTTGGATAACCCAACAGGAACTGAGATTGAGGATACATATGTTCTTGGTAAAGAAATGGGTAGAGGTGAATTTGGGATTACTTATATGTGTACTGATAAATCTACTGGTGAAGTTTTTGCTTGTAAATCTATATCGAAAAAAAAGTTGAGAACTAGAGTTGATATTGAGGATGTAAAGAGGGAAGTTGAGATAATGAAACATATGCCACATCATCCTAATATTGTAACCTTAAAAGAtacttatgaagatgatgatgctgTCCATTTGGTAATGGAGTTGTGTGAAGGTGGTGAATTGTTTGATCGTATCGTTGCTAGAGGACATTATACTGAGAGAGCTGCTGCTGGTGTCACTAAGACCATTGTTGAGGTTATTCAGGTGAAGTTAATTTCTTCTAATTTGATAAATATTTATCGCATAGTGTTGTGATTGTATGATATATATTAGTCATTCCTATAAATTTTAGTGTTTATGTTTATGTATGTGTATTTTCAAAAGAATGATCGTTGGTCTGCAGCTGAAACATGAGATTGGTGTTGATCATCTGTTACCTTTAGCAAATAAATTCTGAAATTTTGTATTTTTATTGCAGATGTGCCATAAGAATGGTGTTATGCATCGTGATCTTAAACCCGAGAACTTTTTGTTTGCAAATAAGAAAGAAACGGCAGCCTTAAAGGCTATTGATTTTGGGCTATCTGTTTTCTTCAAACCAGGTACAAACTTTCAACGTAATTTAAATCTTCTACATCTGATTTACATCATGTTAGTATAACTTTATGTGTGTATATAGTTGCAGTTTCCCTAAATGGAAGTATTTTATTGCTCTTTTACAGGGGAAAGATTCAACGAAATTGTAGGTAGCCCTTACTACATGGCTCCCGAGGTTCTAAAACGAAATTATGGTCCCGAGGTGGATGTTTGGAGTGCTGGAGTAATCTTATATATATTGCTTTGTGGTGTCCCACCTTTTTGGGCAGGTTAGAACAATCATAAATCTTGAAATAAACGGGTCAAAAAATCCTCTATGGCATTATGAGTGGGGCGGAGCAGGCGGGTTAGGTAACAAGTATGCAGTGTTTCATAACTCGGAATTACTCGGCGAGTACTCGGATACTGACATAACTTTTTACGGAATTTAATAGAAAAATTTAGTTGCTAAGCATTTTGAATATTATATAGAATATTTAGCTACTTTGAACCATTTCCATTTCCCGTTTTatggtgtgattttaaaaaaagtaTTATTCATTTAAATTTCAGAAACTGAACAAGGTGTTGCACAAGCAATCATTCGATCAGTTGTAGATTTCAAGAGGGATCCTTGGCCAAAGGTATCTGACACCGCAAAGGACCTTGTCAAGAAGATGCTCAATCCTGACCCGAAGTTGCGCCTTACTGCTCAAGAGGTTCTAGGTACCACTAAgatgttttttttaaataataaattttggtTATATTTCTTGTGTTGGTCTGTAAGTAACTTCAGTTTACCTGGTATTTGTtgaatatttataaatatcctTTGCTTTTTGATTTCTTTTAGATCATCCGTGGATACAAAACGCCAAAAAGGCGCCAAATGTTTCGTTAGGTGAAACTGTGAAAGCAAGACTCAAGCAATTTTCTGTCATGAACAAGCTAAAAAAGAGAGCTTTAAGAGTAAGAACACGCATTCACGATTTTTGTTTATGTGACGATTTGTTACGTTTTGTATTATGACCTAACTTGAAGTTGTATCGACATAAAAAAACGTGCAGGTAATTGCGGAGCATTTGTCGGCAGAGGAGGTGGCGGGCTTTAAGCAAGGTTTCGATTTGATGGATACAAACAAACGAGGGAAGATAAATATTGCTGAGTTGAAAGCTGGTTTGCAGAAACTTGGCCATCAAATCGCTGATGCAGATGTTCAAATACTTATGGAAGCAGTAAGTTTCTTAAGTTGACTTTTATGGTCAAATCTGAGTTTTCATATATATTTTGTTCGGTTGTTTGACTTAGAATGTTGTCAAAAGCAACATAATATATTAATCTCATGAAAATTTTGTAATTGAATTCATCAGCTAATGTAGGATGTAAAATGGGTGGTCATGCATGTTTAGTAACTGGTCAAACGGGTTCAGGTTTGGGTAGACCCTATTTGTccttttataaaaaataaataattgaATCATTAGACATGATTACAAAGACTACTTCATCATTAAAGTAGTAATATGAGCTTGTAAAATCAATTTTAGGAGGTTATTTGATATATAGATACACTTTAGGAAAAATCGACCCATGTGAACCGTTCCATTAACATAAAATTTCTTCCAATTTGACCCATTTGTGGATTAATATACCTACATCTAATGTATGGTGTTCTTGCAGGGGGATGTTGACAATGATGGATTCTTGAATTACGGAGAATTTGTTGCGATTTCGGTTCATTTAAGAAAGATGGGGAATGATGATCATCTTAAAGATGCTTTTGCTTTCTTTGATAAAAACAAAAGTGGATACATTGAGGTTGAAGAGTTACGGGAAGCTTTATCCGATGAAGATGAAGCCAACAATGAAGAAGTCATTTCTGCCATCATTCAAGATGTCGACACTGATAAGGTTGGTTtttattcatttaccctttttggTCATGCTAATGATGCACATGTACATCTTGAAACTTCTTCTTTTCGTATTGTTTTATACACTTTTATAAAATTCCCGATTATCCTTTTTAGCATTAGTCCTATTAGAATTTTCAAATCCCTCTATTTTCAAATTGCTGGTCAATGGGTCAAAATCGGATTTAGTTGGTCAAAGTTGGATTTAGTCGGTCAAATTTGGTCATAGCTAAAGTTGGTTAATAATTTATTATGAATAAATTAGATTCTAGGAGTATTTGAACAGTTGAACGATTATGTCaaagtttatgtttatgttaaTGCTTTTCTTCTATATTTTCACATATAATTTTGAAATCTATTGTTTAAATGTAACAAATTTCTAATCCGATTAATCCCTACAAAGTTCCAGTCGATCAATTTTCGATTATTGGTTTTGACAACCCCTTGTACTAACCAAAATATTTGGTGTTAAGTGCATCTTATAAGTTTTAGTGTTATTGTTATGAACGTGTGATCATTCACGTCTTGTCTTAGCACCCGGTCATCTGTATTATTATCTACTCCCTCTGTCTAGATTTAATTGCTCTAGCAAAACACGTAGcttaagaaatgtcattattacattGTTTTTTTTACTTTACAGTTTTTCCTTTACTTTTTATCTATCTTTTTGTCTTACATGCATACATTAAGGGTATAAAGTAACCTTACCTCATTATTCTTATCTGTTTATGGAAGTGAATGATCAATTTGGAACACTCAAAATGCCATCTAACTAAACATTCTTGATTGATTCTTATAGGATGGTAAAATTAGTTTCGAGGAGTTTACAGCAATGATGAAGGCAGGAACAGATTGGAGAAAAGCATCTCGACAATATTCGCGAGAAAGATACAACAGCTTGAGCTTAAAACTATTCCAAGATGGATCATTGGATGCCGCCAGTGCGGCAACATAACCGACTAGAGAAGCAATTGATCATTTAAGACCATAAAATACTTTATGAaaatgtttcatttttttttttttttgactaatATTTGGTGAAGGGATTTGATCTTGGTTGTAAATATGGATATGTTTTACATATACATATCTTTAAGGGCCAGTATACCTTCTTTCATCATTTTAGGTTTGTTTATATAGCAAATTGGATCATGTAAAACATGCTAATTAAATACAAGTTTTAGTTCAACTTTTAATCTGGATAGTGTACCTTATTAATGTCGATATGCTTGTTGCTATAAAGGGTTCAAAGATATGTGACTTGTGTTCGTTGGTCTTTATGGTTTGTGTCGTCTATGCTTTAGATGGAGATTCACATTTCTTATGTGTTTAGATTGATCTCCCTCTCTTTGTATTTGTGTCTTGTTGTTTTGGCTCTTATTGTTTGTTTGCTTCGTTTGTTTTGCTTAACGATATAGTTGTGAGTTTTAGTTTGAGGTTAGTTGAGCTCGATAGTTTCTATTTTGGATTGTTCGTTTGTAGGGGTTTAATCCTTTAGATGAAACTTCTTAATGGTTATATAATCTGTCGGTTTTTCGCCAAAATAAAGGGTTCAAAGGTTAGTCAAGAAGCAAGTATAGGCGATAAGTTGCTAGAAATGTAACACGGTTTAACATTTGTATTTCGTATTATGTATATAATTACTTGAACATACATAATGTTGTTTGTATGATTGTATCTAACAATTCGAACTTATATTATGTGTAACTAATATACTAATTTGAAAAGTATATTTAACTACTTGAACGTACACCAAATTTTATGTGATTGTATAGATAACGAGTAAAAAAGGTAACTTTATTATTCCACAAAAGTCATTCATTATACTCTAGTTGTTCAGGCTACTTCTTCGTGTGTTGGGCCTGAGTCTGTTAAAAGTCCGTTAGTGGTTAGTTTGGATCTTGAAATTGAAGATGAGATGCCAATATCTTCGTTTGTTGATAGGATTGGTAAGTTGATTaaggagaagaagagaaagaagGTGATGGATTTGGGTGATCGCGGTGAAGCTAATAGGCCCAAAGATGTCATTGGGTTGAAGAAGGAGGTGTCGAGATTCAATGGGAAAGACGTGCCCATTGAGAGTACTTTTTCTCTTAAAGATAATGCCGACGACATAGAATGTGTAGAGGCGATACAAAGGTCTTTCATGGAGTTCAACGATGGGGATTCTTCTGGTGCCGATCATATTGGTTTTTTTCAACAATTTAAGGATCAAGGAATGCCTTGAGTTCCAGGGGGACATATTGGTAGTTCCTCGTCTAATGTTGTTTCATACAATTTCGAATCCCGTGGTGGCAAAGGGACTCGTATCGACAAAATTGATGGTTTCATAAATCGACCGGACAAGAGGAATGGTAAAAAGCTTTCTTAATTCGGTTATTTTTCGTTTTATGTCTTTGTTGTTAATTAAATTGTTTTTCAAATAGCATTTGTAGATTGGCAGTTTGTATTTGTTTAGGTTTTGGAAGTCAAGGTTGGGCTCGGTTGGAGTGAATGTCGACTTGTGACGTTTACTAGTTTCGAGCCTTCCCGGTCTCTTGTCTTTGTACGTTTCATTTAGGTTCTTCATTTTTCGATGAAGATCCCATCTATATAGTTTTCGTTATTATTgccaaaaattaaaaattaaaaaaatactcttgttgttcAGTTGTGTTGGTTTGGGTACGATCACGTTTCCAAAGTCACTCGTCTTCATCCAAGTGTAAACTTCAGACAACTTTTAAGCAGTTTCATACCTTCTTAATGTAATTCTGGGTTAACCCAACCAGAATGGGTGACTGAGTGTGGTTGGGTGAAGCTGACAATTTGAGTATCCTATCACTTCCAAGCGCATACTAGAAAGTAGAAAGTGCTTTGAAAAGTGTCAGCACGTGCACGGAGGCGAAGCCCAACATGTTTGCCCGCTGGGCCAATGTTCACCCACATGGAGTTTTCGCATTTAGATAACAAAAAGTGTCGGCCTCTTAGGTCGCCAAACTTAAATTTGATTGTATGGCGCACGTCAGCGCTTTACTAATGAGAAGGATATAATGGGCTCCTTAAATTTGATTGTATGGCGCACGTCAGCGCTTTACTAATGAGAAGGATATAATGGGCTCCTTGACGACTTGAATTCTCCTTGGCACATAGATGCCAGCCGTACTTGTGACCACCATCATCTTCTATTCATCAACACCACCACCCATTGAGTACCAAAATCCAAATTGTTGTTGTTACTACCACACTAAAATCGGCACCAATAACGGCGTGGTAATTGGAATATACAACCCATACCAAAAGGTATCTCCTCATTACCAATTATTCATGATCATGATAATATTTTAAGATTATTGTAAGTTAATGTGATCGATTGTTTTATTGACATAATGCCGTATATATAATTACATGTGTTCCCTATTCTCCTCAAGTCAAACAAACTATGCTacaattttatttaattttttttttttgaaaggcaagttgttggcatcgaatactctcatttgccacgcacgcacgcgctttcggacaggaaacccgaaccgcattatagggatccgaaccttataccatcccgaggggcaggcggtcaGATCTGTgtcctgaatacgggtcggtaaaactTTCTCCGGGGCAATTCGGCTTACAGGAAATAAATTCCATGAATATTTTTAAGGGGAGAGACTCGATCTTGAGACCTCCCCACCCCCATCCCAATGCACAAGTGCAAAGGGGCGAACCACTGGACCACAAGGGTGGGTTCACTATGTTACAATTATGGAAGTGATTTACATGATCATTCCTTTTTTTAACTGATATGTATTTGATAATAATAAGAGGATTATACAGCTTATTATATGATATGCATACATATCAAATATGTGTCTAATATAGCCCCTCAGGCTAAGCGGGAGGAGGACGTATTCTTAAACTGTCTCAAAAATCTTCAAATAAAACACGAGGTAGCCCCTTAGTGAAAATGTCGGCAATCTGAAAACGAGTAGGGACGTGTAGGACTCGAATGTGACCACGAGTAACCTTTTCCCAAACAAAATGTATATCCATTTCAATGTGTTTAGTGCGTTGATGTTTAACATGGTTACCAGACAAGAAAATTGCACTTACATTATCACAAAACACTAAGGTTGCTTTCATAATCGGAACGTGTAGTTCTAAAAGTAAGTTGCTAAGCCAACAGGTTTTAGAACCACGTTTGCTACACCTTTATATTCGGCTTCGGCACTCGAACGAGAAACCAACTTGACGTTAAGAGGACCATGAGATTAGATTGTCACCCAAATATATGCAATATTCGAAAGTTGATCTCCTCGTGTCGGGACATCTACACTAATCCGCATTCGTAATCGAAGATTTAGTGAGATGTACGCCGAATGTCAAGGTGCCATGTTGTAACGactctacttttttcgttatcttctaccgttaattatttaacgaccgttaactgttattcgtgccacgtcatttctatgacctatgttattaattttgtaataatatattaattagtatgtgctaaatgaatatttgtattcatattttaaatcgtacgtttctacgtgtcgcggatttctatccggcgaatcttttcggttttcaaaccaacggtcgagcttttgggatttttaagtcctaattattttaaatatgatattttaatgtcatatatttatatatagtgtttatatattgataatgctaaaaacgaatatatatttcatagcattatccctcaagaaagacaagcttttagttgcaattgttctatttacaagtgatattcgtttaaataataaaaggtgaagacaaaagacagattcgacgatttgaagacgcaaatgaccaaaaagctaaaaagaacaaagtacaatcaaagtggttcaaattattgatgagaaacgtctcgaaattacaagagta
This genomic interval carries:
- the LOC139898693 gene encoding calcium-dependent protein kinase 7-like translates to MGNCCATPSTTDEKKKGKNKPNPFSLDYGGSNPSANGGYKTTVLDNPTGTEIEDTYVLGKEMGRGEFGITYMCTDKSTGEVFACKSISKKKLRTRVDIEDVKREVEIMKHMPHHPNIVTLKDTYEDDDAVHLVMELCEGGELFDRIVARGHYTERAAAGVTKTIVEVIQMCHKNGVMHRDLKPENFLFANKKETAALKAIDFGLSVFFKPGERFNEIVGSPYYMAPEVLKRNYGPEVDVWSAGVILYILLCGVPPFWAETEQGVAQAIIRSVVDFKRDPWPKVSDTAKDLVKKMLNPDPKLRLTAQEVLDHPWIQNAKKAPNVSLGETVKARLKQFSVMNKLKKRALRVIAEHLSAEEVAGFKQGFDLMDTNKRGKINIAELKAGLQKLGHQIADADVQILMEAGDVDNDGFLNYGEFVAISVHLRKMGNDDHLKDAFAFFDKNKSGYIEVEELREALSDEDEANNEEVISAIIQDVDTDKDGKISFEEFTAMMKAGTDWRKASRQYSRERYNSLSLKLFQDGSLDAASAAT